Within the Drosophila melanogaster chromosome 3R genome, the region ATCCTGCACTTGTTTGCGCAAATCCGTGGGCACCGTCATCCATCCTTGCTCGgcgaactgctgctgctgttcggAGTTGACGGCCAAGCAGGAACTGGCGATGGAGAACTGGATCAGGAACAGCATGAACAGAATGATCATGTACTGAAGCCGCGGAGAGTCTAAAGGTTAAGGCTAAACCGGGCAGTGCTTCTACAAAATATAACATTTGCTTTCCCATATTTCCACTGGGGGTCACGTTGTGATACCCTCCAGCTGACGTCATGGAAGCACAAAAAGCGAGGCGGCAGCTACAGCCACTGAGGCCCACTCATAATTTCAGTCATTACGGGCCCGCTTTCACTGCGGAAGTGGGTACTTGTCTAAGTACGCTAATTGTTCCACATGCCACGACCTTCGTGGTGGGCCGCAATAGCGGTCAGAACAATAGCAGCGCTAGGATATGAAAAAGGTCCTGCAATGAAGCTACCAACTATTTAGTGTTTTAAGCTTTAAAGAAATGATTGCAAGCAGTATCTTAGTTAGATCTCTGATTTTAACCTATTTGATGGTGATTGATGCTTTAGATCACTGCTTTCATATGCTTCATATTTTGAACGATTAACTATCATTTAAAGACCCTATTGATAATTTAATGCTATATTCTTGCGCTGCTATTTCATTGACCACGACTGTAGCTGCCtgctatgtacatatgcatatacatattgTAAATTGATAGGCTTTGAGGAAAAAGGATACGAAGAAGAGCATCACTTGGTGGTGCTTGACGGCTCCGGCGAGTCCCAGCATGGATATGCATATGAGGATGACACCGCAGGCCAGGATCCCGCCCACAATCGGCAGGTTGGTCACTATGGAGGCGGCACGCGCGTACACGCCCACTCCAATCAGCAGGAATCCAATCATCTGGGGGtcgctcgcacacacacacacacaggcaaagcaaaaaaaaggaagaaagaAAGGAGGCAAATGAAAAAGGACTCAAGGATTCTCGTCTTGagggcagcaacaacaattggcgGAAAGGTATgtatacgcacacacacacgtgcagaTTGCACCTGGCACCgcaaaggaaaatcaatacatatttatgtaccGAAATgatacaaaatcaaattattcaTTTTCCAATGtggttcttgttgttgctgctgttgccgtttATTCATTGTTACTCTTCCGTGTTTGTTGTTCCTGCTCTTGCCTTTGCAcaactgttgttgtttttcctttcatgttgtttgtgtttgcgCTTACCACATACAAAATGTTGAGCGCAATTAGCGCGTTTTTCGAGCAGGTGAAACCGCCGCACATGATTTatgattgtttattattactGGATTCTAAAGAAACTGCTTAAAAACGAATTTagctaattgaatttattcCGTCTACAGAAGTTTTCACTTTCAATATAGATATCGATTTCGATATCGATAAGTTGTCCAGTAACTGAGTCGATTGATTTATTTCAGTGTTATCGGAATATTTGAAATCGCATTATGACTTTAAAGTATGCTCAAAAGacacaaaaactaaataattcgttaccaaattaaatttattttcttaaaattacgttctaaaacaaaataattgttttacaCAAACATCAGTAGTAACGCGCATATGAGTCTTATCGataagatttttttttgactCTGTGCTAAGGCGGTTTTTTCAAAAAGTTGTGCCCACATTTAAATCGCTGtgtttttaaatactttttaatctTGAAAGGTCATGCAAACCACATTATTTTAGAGAAAACCTTAATGTCAAATCACTTTGAATGAGAATCAGCAGGCTTCCAATAGCTGACGAGAATACCTTATTGACCAGCGAGGTATTCAGTTCCAGGAGGCCCAATGGCATAAGCTTGTAGTTGATGGTGACGACCTGCAGCCAGAAAGCATTCACCACTTGCTTGAAACGGGCATCGGCGTGCTGCAGATCGAATCGCTGCAATAGTTCTCCAGTTCTCCTGGTCTGCAAATAGTCGTTATAAGTATTTCAAAACTTTAATCATATGACAATCACCTCCACGAGGGTTTGGTTACTTATCCGAGCCACCATGACGAGTTCCAGGAAGGGAACAGCCAGAAATACGACCAGAACAATGGCCAGAAAGAGATCGAAAGGCTCCTCGTTGATGTAGTGATCCGCAATGGCCAGATACTGATTGTAGCATCCCATGGTGATACCGAGAAGGTTCATTAGCATCGATAGCACCATGGACCAGTCCGTGAACCGAAGGTAATTCTTTGAGCGGCTGGCAGTGAAGCCATATTTCCTAGCCAACTCATCCAGAAGATCGGCTAACTCGCAGAAGCGACGCATCCGGTAGTAGGGCTTATGGAGATTCATCTGGACAGGTGACTGCAGCATATTGGCCTCCTTGACAATGCCGTGCAGCTTACGATTCACCGCGGCAAATATCAAATTTGCAAGTACCAGGCCGCCGAAGAAGCAATTATTTATCTGATTGGAAACAATCAGTGGCAACATGGTCTTCGTGGTCGTTACACTCGTCCATTGACTTTCCGAAATGGAGCGTCTATGATATAGAATCAGCGTTATATAGGTGATAAGGGGACAGAACACGATCTTGAGCAAGCCATATATAAATGCCCGCCACACAATCATCGCCGAAATGTCCAGTGAATCGAGGACCTTGAAAAGAGGCACACTATTCTGAAACCGAATTATTTGCAGTGTTTTTTCCCATTGGGTCACATAGTTGAATAGGCAAACGCAGACGTTCATATAACAATATATTCCAATTGTATCGCGAAGATTGATCTGACCAGTGGAAATTTCATTATAAATATTCCAGATGTAAAACAGCGCAAAGAACGTGGCCACAAATAAGCTATAGATAGTGAGCCCTTTGGAAAACACAAACTTCTTGCGCCTGAAGGAAAAGCGGCCGAGATAAACGCCGTAAAGTATGTTAAGGAAAACGGTCGCGTAAAGACAAATCGTGACCAGTTGGGTATGGAGTTTTCCTCGCCGGAAACGAACGGGAAGGCTTCGCTGCCAGATGGAGCGGAGTCGACGTGTCTGCCTTCGCAGGAATCGCATTGTACTGAGGATGAATTGGGGATGAACTCAAGCTAGTCACTTTGGCCAAATGGCTACTTAATTACCAAGCTTCTTATCTGcgattaaataatatattggTTCAACGAATCACAGAAGTATTATGTGTGAAACACAGACATGCCAGTTAAGTGAGCCTcacataaaaattatattgtttgatatttgatatttttaaagcgTGAGATTTTAATATTGAATACCTTGACTATTTGTGTTGTTGTAATGAACTTAACTAGTaatgttttcaaaataaaaaccacaatgattttatttgtacGAAACTTGATTAAAGAACGTCTTCTTAGCTGTAATGTTAAGAAATTTGATAATTCGCACTATTTGAAATCAACGACTGGTTCATGGTGCGAACTAGTTCCGTGCAGTCAAGTTGAACCTGCCAGCACTGCTGCGAACCGGAACCACAGTCAGCGAACGGAACCTGAAAAGAACTGAAGACGCGACgcaaatggaaaagaaaacataaaCGCTGAAAGCTGGAAAAATGCGCTGTAAATCGCCAGCCGTT harbors:
- the Tsp97E gene encoding tetraspanin 97E, isoform H produces the protein MCGGFTCSKNALIALNILYVMIGFLLIGVGVYARAASIVTNLPIVGGILACGVILICISMLGLAGAVKHHQVMLFFYMIILFMLFLIQFSIASSCLAVNSEQQQQFAEQGWMTVPTDLRKQVQDSLKCCGFNATAPSTTSVVPPSNEPSCELINQQCCAHSSEPDCRCEPCGPLLEDKIDYAFKLCGGLGIFFSFTEVLAVFLARRYRNQHDPCYLPARAVFPHDYLY
- the Tsp97E gene encoding tetraspanin 97E, isoform D, producing the protein MCGGFTCSKNALIALNILYVMIGFLLIGVGVYARAASIVTNLPIVGGILACGVILICISMLGLAGAVKHHQVMLFFYMIILFMLFLIQFSIASSCLAVNSEQQQQFAEQGWMTVPTDLRKQVQDSLKCCGFNATAPSTTSVVPPSNEPSCELINQQCCAHSSEPDCRCEPCGPLLEDKIDYAFKLCGGLGIFFSFTEFVGVWLTVRYRNQKDPRGLPSAFL
- the Gr97a gene encoding gustatory receptor 97a, isoform A; amino-acid sequence: MRFLRRQTRRLRSIWQRSLPVRFRRGKLHTQLVTICLYATVFLNILYGVYLGRFSFRRKKFVFSKGLTIYSLFVATFFALFYIWNIYNEISTGQINLRDTIGIYCYMNVCVCLFNYVTQWEKTLQIIRFQNSVPLFKVLDSLDISAMIVWRAFIYGLLKIVFCPLITYITLILYHRRSISESQWTSVTTTKTMLPLIVSNQINNCFFGGLVLANLIFAAVNRKLHGIVKEANMLQSPVQMNLHKPYYRMRRFCELADLLDELARKYGFTASRSKNYLRFTDWSMVLSMLMNLLGITMGCYNQYLAIADHYINEEPFDLFLAIVLVVFLAVPFLELVMVARISNQTLTRRTGELLQRFDLQHADARFKQVVNAFWLQVVTINYKLMPLGLLELNTSLVNKVFSSAIGSLLILIQSDLTLRFSLK
- the Gr97a gene encoding gustatory receptor 97a, isoform B, which gives rise to MRFLRRQTRRLRSIWQRSLPVRFRRGKLHTQLVTICLYATVFLNILYGVYLGRFSFRRKKFVFSKGLTIYSLFVATFFALFYIWNIYNEISTGQINLRDTIGIYCYMNVCVCLFNYVTQWEKTLQIIRFQNSVPLFKVLDSLDISAMIVWRAFIYGLLKIVFCPLITYITLILYHRRSISESQWTSVTTTKTMLPLIVSNQINNCFFGGLVLANLIFAAVNRKLHGIVKEANMLQSPVQMNLHKPYYRMRRFCELADLLDELARKYGFTASRSKNYLRFTDWSMVLSMLMNLLGITMGCYNQYLAIADHYINEEPFDLFLAIVLVVFLAVPFLELVMVARISNQTLVETRRTGELLQRFDLQHADARFKQVVNAFWLQVVTINYKLMPLGLLELNTSLVNKVFSSAIGSLLILIQSDLTLRFSLK